CCTGTTTATGTTGAATTCAATTCTTACTGGTACCAGTGTATTTAAGAAATGTCTCTCAAAACTCTTCTAAATCTTTGTGGACTTAATGGAGTGGCAGCATTAGCCAGCAGCTGGCTTCTATTCTCTGGCAGAATTTTGAACTTCCATTGTGATAGGATTCAACATTATCAGGGGTGGTGGGTAGGATTCAACATTATCAGGGGTGAGTTCCCACATACTGCACCCCCAATTTCACATTGTTAGCATCTGCTTTAACTTATTTGTTGCAATCTATAAGCCACACCCAATTTcccttatatttttttaatccaaattccTTCTGTCTTTCCCATCCCCCCAAGTCTCTactaatcaacattctgtgttcatattgaatttttttaaaattaagctcCTACATATACATTTCATTAAACAGccgcaaatgataggattttattctttttattgctgaccAATAATCAGTTTTGTATATTTATCACATTATATTTATCCACTCaactgatgatggacacctttgtTGATTCTATGTCTTGGTTGCTGTGAaaagtgctgcaataaacatggaagagtAGGCATCTCTTTGATGCAATGATTTCATGTATTTGGATATATAccctatttatctattttttccttCTGGTTAGATGTAGCTTGACACGATATGTTTTTGATATAATGTGATATGATATTTAATCTTTCTCTAGTGGATATAAGAGTATTCTGAGGAGAATGAAAGTGCTCTAGGTTGAGAGTAAGGCCCTCAATGAAGAAGTGGAGGTTACCAAAAATAAACCATTTAAACATCTTAATTTAATATGGAATTGATTTGAAACTAGCTGCTCTTGCAAACAGCAATGAAAGataaattctgtctttaaaagtgCTAACCATTGAAAGTGTCATTTTTTACACAGACTCAGAAAATATTCTACTACTGAAAAATTTCTGTAGAGCTTCCTTGACATCCTTATTCCTAAGGCTGTAGATAAGGGGGTTAATCATGGGAATCACTGTGCTGTAAAATACAGAGGCCACCTTCTCCTGGATAGTGTCGCTGGTAGATGGTTTAAAATACATGAAGATGATGGAGCCATAGAAGACACCAACAGCTGCAAGATGGGAGCTGCATGTACTGAAGGCTTTGGACCTACCTTCGGCTGAATGAATTTGCAGAATGCTGGAAAGGATGAAGGTGTAAGAGGTGAAGATGGGTAACACACATGCCAACACGTTAAATCCAACCAGAATCATCACTAAAAGCTCCTTAGTGTTGTCTCTTGAGCAAGATATATTCAGAAGAGGAAGGATGTCACAAAAGTAGTGATGGATGACATTAGTCCCACAGAAGGAACGGCTAGATATATAGCTGGTATGGACAAAAGCCCCCAAAGCTCCCATTGTATACACACTGGTGACCAGTAGAAAACAGATACGGGTGGACATGGTGACATTGTAGAGCAAGGGCTTACAGATGGCAACATAACGATCATATGCCATGGCTGTCAGCATGTAGGAGTCATCAATGccaaagaagcaaaagaaaaac
This window of the Lepus europaeus isolate LE1 chromosome 7, mLepTim1.pri, whole genome shotgun sequence genome carries:
- the LOC133763959 gene encoding olfactory receptor 8D2-like, which codes for MDAGNHSSVAYFILEGLTDEPGLQLPLLLLFLLIYMVSIVGNLGLVFLIRISSQLHTPMYYFLSNLSFIDLCYSSVIIPKMLMNFVSEKNSLSFPECMAQLFFFCFFGIDDSYMLTAMAYDRYVAICKPLLYNVTMSTRICFLLVTSVYTMGALGAFVHTSYISSRSFCGTNVIHHYFCDILPLLNISCSRDNTKELLVMILVGFNVLACVLPIFTSYTFILSSILQIHSAEGRSKAFSTCSSHLAAVGVFYGSIIFMYFKPSTSDTIQEKVASVFYSTVIPMINPLIYSLRNKDVKEALQKFFSSRIFSESV